Proteins encoded by one window of Streptomyces uncialis:
- a CDS encoding winged helix DNA-binding domain-containing protein, with protein MPDQESIRRLRACAQALAGGVREDSAEAVVRRVFAIQAQDATAADLGIRVRGRDITAQAIRAAYEDERSIVRNWYMRGTLHTIPSGDARWVSQLLSPRILAATSRRYQQLGLDDDLRRRADHLIRRALAAHGALTRAELTERLTTLGVPPDGQAPFYLIRHAALTGTLCHGPQRAGEATYVLLDDWLPSTGRLRWEGDDALAELARRYLAAHAPATLEDFAAWSGLPITWARRAWKMLAESGVITEYDALTMLAGRVKELPRSSDTPDVRMLPAYDNYLIGYRTRDASVPALHQARVWPGGGLIRPTVIADGLAIATWTRGPGSRSIQVNAFEPVPPQIEQGIDMEKAAVVGFLRPTT; from the coding sequence ATGCCTGACCAGGAGAGCATCCGCAGGCTGCGGGCCTGTGCGCAGGCCCTGGCCGGCGGAGTACGGGAGGACTCTGCCGAGGCGGTCGTCCGACGGGTCTTCGCCATCCAGGCGCAGGACGCCACGGCCGCCGACCTGGGCATCCGGGTACGCGGCCGGGACATCACCGCCCAGGCCATCCGCGCGGCGTACGAGGACGAGCGGAGCATCGTCCGCAACTGGTACATGCGCGGCACCCTGCACACCATCCCCAGCGGCGATGCCCGCTGGGTGTCGCAGTTGCTGTCCCCGCGGATCCTTGCCGCGACCAGCCGCCGCTACCAGCAGCTGGGCCTGGACGACGATCTGCGCCGGCGCGCCGACCATCTCATCCGGCGTGCTCTCGCCGCGCACGGCGCACTCACCCGGGCCGAGCTGACCGAGCGCCTCACCACCCTCGGTGTTCCGCCGGACGGGCAGGCGCCGTTCTACCTGATCCGCCACGCGGCACTCACCGGTACCCTCTGCCATGGTCCGCAGCGCGCCGGTGAGGCCACGTATGTGCTGCTCGACGACTGGCTGCCCTCCACCGGGCGCCTCCGGTGGGAGGGCGACGACGCCCTCGCCGAGCTGGCCCGCCGGTACCTGGCCGCGCATGCCCCCGCCACCTTGGAGGACTTCGCCGCGTGGTCCGGACTGCCGATCACCTGGGCCCGCAGGGCCTGGAAAATGCTGGCGGAATCCGGCGTGATCACCGAGTACGACGCATTGACCATGCTCGCCGGGCGGGTGAAAGAACTCCCACGCTCGTCCGACACCCCGGACGTTCGCATGCTGCCCGCCTACGACAACTACCTGATCGGATACCGCACCCGCGATGCGTCCGTGCCCGCTCTCCACCAGGCCCGCGTCTGGCCAGGAGGCGGCCTCATCCGCCCCACCGTCATCGCCGACGGCCTGGCCATCGCCACCTGGACCCGTGGCCCCGGCTCGCGCTCCATCCAGGTGAATGCGTTCGAACCTGTCCCGCCTCAGATCGAGCAGGGGATCGACATGGAAAAGGCGGCCGTCGTCGGCTTTCTGCGGCCCACCACATAG
- a CDS encoding alpha/beta fold hydrolase — MATFVLVPGAWLGAWAWEDTARALRERGHTALPLTLTGLAERADQGGPETDLDTHIADITGFVEEHGLRDVTLVAHSYAAAPVTGAAGRLGDRLERVIYVDSAPFAAGMCMLDLMPPQAADQLRQQVDASGDGWRLPMPPFEVLGLSSSLDGLDEGRRDALRTRATPQPFGTFTQRLAGPAEPGPGVDRVLIACRDFTGLLDAGVPMLAYLNQPPWWRFDLPTGHWPMLSAPAELARLLDKAVS; from the coding sequence ATGGCCACCTTCGTACTCGTTCCCGGCGCCTGGCTCGGGGCATGGGCCTGGGAGGACACCGCCCGCGCTCTGCGCGAGCGCGGCCACACGGCGCTGCCGCTGACCCTGACGGGCCTGGCCGAGCGCGCGGACCAGGGCGGACCCGAGACGGACCTGGACACGCACATCGCGGACATCACGGGATTCGTCGAAGAGCACGGTCTGCGCGACGTCACGCTGGTCGCCCACAGCTACGCGGCCGCCCCGGTCACCGGGGCAGCCGGACGTCTCGGCGACCGGCTGGAGCGCGTGATCTACGTGGACAGCGCCCCGTTCGCCGCAGGCATGTGCATGCTCGACCTCATGCCACCGCAGGCAGCGGACCAACTGCGCCAGCAGGTCGACGCTTCCGGCGACGGGTGGCGGCTACCGATGCCGCCCTTTGAGGTCCTGGGCTTGTCCAGCAGCCTCGACGGGCTCGATGAGGGCCGGCGGGACGCTCTGCGCACGCGTGCCACCCCTCAGCCGTTCGGCACTTTCACCCAGCGGCTCGCCGGCCCGGCCGAGCCCGGTCCCGGCGTGGACCGTGTCCTGATCGCCTGCCGTGACTTCACGGGGCTGCTGGATGCCGGGGTGCCGATGCTGGCCTACCTGAACCAGCCGCCGTGGTGGCGCTTCGACCTGCCCACCGGGCACTGGCCGATGCTGTCCGCGCCCGCCGAACTCGCCCGCCTCCTCGACAAGGCCGTCTCCTGA
- a CDS encoding helix-turn-helix transcriptional regulator → MSHPLTRVLTLLELLQSNARLTGAELADRLDTDVRTVRRYIAHLRELGIPVEAERGRHGGYRLARGYRMPPLVLTNDEALAVVLGLLAAERLGMGTAAPASAGALAKIERVLPHALREPLAAMRETLSFTANAVIGQAPGTGVLLALAHASRARTTVGISHQSWRQEHTERDIDPYGVVFHTGRWYVVGHDHLRDSLRTFRIDRIASVISRADRFTAPVGFDPVAHLTSTLAQGPYRWQVEVTIHGPLDEIARRLPRSAVTLTAQPTGVLMHARAERLDGMAHMLASLEWPFTIHHPDELRQALKDLAAQLTAAAQRGLEELPQ, encoded by the coding sequence ATGTCGCATCCCCTGACCCGTGTGCTGACCCTGCTGGAACTCCTCCAGTCCAACGCCCGGCTCACCGGGGCAGAGCTGGCCGACCGCCTGGACACCGACGTCCGCACGGTGCGCCGGTACATCGCCCACCTGCGGGAACTGGGCATCCCCGTGGAGGCCGAACGCGGCCGCCACGGCGGCTACCGACTGGCCCGCGGCTACCGCATGCCACCTCTGGTCCTCACCAACGACGAGGCTCTCGCCGTGGTTCTTGGCCTGCTCGCGGCAGAACGTCTGGGCATGGGGACGGCCGCGCCGGCCAGTGCCGGTGCCCTGGCCAAGATCGAGCGGGTGCTTCCGCACGCCCTGCGTGAACCGCTCGCCGCCATGCGGGAGACCCTGTCGTTCACCGCCAACGCCGTGATCGGTCAGGCACCCGGAACCGGCGTCCTGCTGGCACTGGCCCATGCCTCCCGCGCCCGCACGACCGTCGGTATCAGCCACCAGTCCTGGCGCCAGGAACACACCGAACGCGACATCGACCCCTACGGCGTGGTCTTCCACACCGGCCGCTGGTACGTCGTCGGCCACGACCACCTCCGCGACAGCCTGCGCACCTTCCGCATCGACCGCATCGCCTCCGTCATCTCCAGAGCCGACCGCTTCACCGCACCCGTCGGTTTCGACCCCGTGGCCCACCTGACCTCGACCCTGGCCCAGGGGCCCTACCGCTGGCAGGTCGAGGTGACGATCCACGGCCCCCTCGATGAGATCGCCCGCCGACTGCCGCGTTCAGCGGTGACCCTCACCGCCCAGCCCACCGGCGTCCTGATGCACGCACGGGCAGAACGGCTGGACGGCATGGCCCACATGCTCGCCTCCCTGGAATGGCCCTTCACCATCCACCATCCCGACGAACTGCGGCAGGCGCTCAAGGATCTGGCCGCCCAGCTCACCGCAGCCGCTCAGCGGGGGCTGGAAGAACTACCGCAGTAA
- the pdxR gene encoding MocR-like pyridoxine biosynthesis transcription factor PdxR codes for MDTRTGAGRARRPRTAADDSERAGDDPTTARAGLGIDLHVDPAGPGGLRKGLMNALREAVRGGRLPPGTRLPSSRTLAVDLGIARNTVADAYADLVAEGWLTSRQGSGTRVAERAVPLPEPPARGRREPGAPVYSLRPGTPDLSAFPRAEWLKAARRALTDAPDEALGYDDPRGRRELRQALAEYLARARGVRADPERIVVCSGFAQGLLVLGRTLRRLGVRDVAVESYGLDFHRGLLRDSGLGTPALPWGARGSDTEALELLAPGAVLLTPGHQFPMGVPLRPERRSAAVDWARRTGGLIVEDDYDGEFRYDRQPVGALQDLDPERVVYLGTASKSLAPGLRLGWMVLPRRLVPEIMRDKGPGWGCGALDQLTLAEFITSGAYDRHIRLMRTRYRRRRDQLVAALAERAPQVRATGIAAGLHAVLELPAGTEQSVIRAANWQGLSVHGLAEFTRPDAILTERRDALVVGYAAPSESAWPGTLDALCRALP; via the coding sequence ATGGATACGCGAACCGGAGCGGGCCGGGCGAGGCGCCCCCGGACGGCCGCTGACGACAGTGAGAGGGCCGGCGACGACCCCACCACGGCGCGCGCGGGGCTCGGTATCGATCTGCATGTCGACCCCGCCGGTCCCGGCGGGCTGCGCAAGGGCCTGATGAACGCCCTGCGGGAAGCCGTCCGCGGCGGCCGTCTCCCGCCCGGGACCCGGCTGCCCTCCTCCCGCACCCTCGCCGTCGACCTCGGTATCGCCCGCAACACCGTCGCCGACGCGTACGCCGACCTCGTCGCCGAGGGCTGGCTCACCTCCCGGCAGGGCTCGGGCACCCGTGTCGCGGAGCGCGCCGTTCCCCTGCCCGAGCCTCCCGCACGCGGGCGCCGCGAACCGGGCGCGCCCGTGTACAGCCTGCGGCCCGGCACCCCCGACCTGTCCGCCTTCCCACGCGCGGAGTGGCTCAAGGCCGCCCGCCGCGCCCTGACCGACGCCCCCGACGAGGCCCTCGGCTACGACGACCCGCGCGGACGCCGCGAACTGCGCCAGGCTCTCGCCGAGTATCTGGCCCGTGCCCGGGGTGTACGCGCCGACCCCGAGCGGATCGTCGTCTGCTCGGGCTTCGCCCAGGGCCTGCTCGTCCTGGGGCGGACCCTGCGGCGGCTCGGTGTCCGTGACGTCGCCGTCGAGTCGTACGGACTCGACTTCCACCGAGGTCTGCTGCGGGACAGCGGACTCGGCACACCCGCCTTGCCGTGGGGCGCGCGGGGCTCGGACACCGAGGCGCTGGAGCTCCTCGCGCCGGGCGCGGTCCTGCTCACGCCGGGGCATCAGTTCCCGATGGGGGTGCCGCTGCGCCCCGAGCGCCGGTCCGCCGCCGTCGACTGGGCACGGCGCACCGGCGGGCTGATCGTGGAGGACGACTACGACGGGGAGTTCCGCTACGACCGGCAGCCCGTCGGCGCGCTTCAGGACCTCGACCCGGAACGTGTCGTCTACCTCGGCACCGCCAGCAAGTCGCTTGCCCCCGGCCTGCGGTTGGGGTGGATGGTCCTGCCCCGCCGACTCGTCCCGGAGATCATGCGGGACAAGGGGCCCGGATGGGGATGCGGGGCCTTGGACCAGCTCACGCTCGCGGAGTTCATCACCTCGGGCGCGTACGACCGGCACATCCGCCTGATGCGCACGCGCTACCGCCGACGCCGTGACCAACTGGTCGCCGCCCTGGCCGAGCGTGCACCGCAGGTCAGGGCCACCGGTATCGCGGCCGGACTGCACGCCGTGCTCGAACTCCCTGCCGGAACCGAGCAGTCCGTCATCCGGGCCGCCAACTGGCAGGGCCTTTCGGTGCACGGCCTGGCGGAGTTCACCCGGCCGGACGCGATACTCACCGAGCGTCGGGACGCGCTGGTCGTGGGGTACGCGGCTCCGTCCGAGAGCGCGTGGCCGGGAACGTTGGACGCGTTGTGCAGGGCGCTGCCCTGA
- a CDS encoding carboxymuconolactone decarboxylase family protein produces the protein MTTTQSTTNPTAPTADPTAAPHPQYAHEEAARLQWAKHAPDVYKAMVRLDVAARQGLDPVLLELVKIRASQLNQCALCLDMHSKDALAAGETPERLIQLSAWQESRHFYTEKELVALELTEAITVLQNGFVPDEVFAKAAGHFPEAELAQLISAITVINAWNRFGVATRAVPGHYTPGQYKGL, from the coding sequence ATGACGACGACACAGAGCACGACGAACCCCACCGCCCCGACCGCCGACCCCACCGCCGCCCCGCACCCGCAGTACGCCCATGAGGAGGCCGCGCGGCTCCAGTGGGCCAAGCACGCGCCCGATGTCTACAAGGCGATGGTCCGGCTGGATGTCGCCGCCCGGCAGGGGCTGGACCCGGTGCTGCTGGAGCTGGTGAAGATCCGCGCCTCGCAGCTCAATCAGTGCGCCCTCTGCCTCGACATGCACAGCAAGGACGCTCTGGCGGCCGGGGAGACGCCCGAGCGCCTCATCCAGCTGAGCGCCTGGCAGGAGTCGCGGCACTTCTACACGGAGAAGGAACTCGTCGCCCTGGAACTCACGGAGGCGATCACGGTTCTCCAGAACGGCTTCGTCCCCGATGAGGTGTTCGCGAAGGCCGCAGGGCACTTCCCGGAGGCGGAACTGGCGCAGCTCATCTCTGCCATCACCGTGATCAACGCGTGGAACCGGTTCGGGGTCGCGACCCGCGCGGTCCCGGGCCACTACACGCCCGGCCAGTACAAGGGACTGTGA
- a CDS encoding isocitrate lyase/PEP mutase family protein: MNSTAHGRVEPTWGGDATDNAHPTPQANAANAANAANAANAAEDDTTGAGNANGGGPRPVDAFRALHHGRSPDDPLVLPGPWDAASARAFVAAGFPALATPGAGVAASLGYEDGRTPPAEMFAAVARIVRAVRPLGVPVSADIDDGYGLPAAELVERLLETGAIGCNLDDSGPGKVLKDPRRHADWLAEIRASAGDRLFLNARVDTFVRGVPDVAAAIERALLYEAAGADCVYPIGAPPAALPVMRAGGVKGPVNMVASAAGPADVLRNGFRELGELGATRITFGPGLLLRTTTALTDLGRSLL; the protein is encoded by the coding sequence ATGAACAGCACCGCACACGGGCGCGTGGAGCCGACCTGGGGCGGGGACGCGACGGACAACGCGCACCCCACACCTCAGGCCAACGCGGCCAACGCGGCCAACGCGGCCAACGCGGCCAACGCGGCGGAGGATGACACCACGGGTGCGGGGAACGCGAACGGGGGCGGGCCCCGCCCCGTGGATGCCTTCCGCGCCCTGCACCACGGCCGCTCCCCCGACGACCCGCTGGTCCTTCCCGGCCCGTGGGACGCGGCCAGCGCGCGGGCCTTCGTGGCCGCCGGGTTCCCGGCTCTGGCCACGCCCGGCGCGGGGGTCGCGGCCTCGCTCGGGTACGAGGACGGCCGTACGCCGCCCGCCGAGATGTTCGCGGCGGTGGCCCGGATCGTCAGGGCCGTGCGGCCCCTCGGGGTACCCGTGTCGGCGGACATCGACGACGGGTACGGGCTACCGGCGGCCGAACTCGTCGAACGGCTCCTGGAGACCGGGGCCATCGGCTGCAACCTGGACGACTCCGGACCCGGCAAGGTCCTCAAGGACCCCCGGCGGCATGCCGACTGGTTGGCCGAGATCCGCGCGTCGGCGGGCGACCGGTTGTTTCTCAACGCCCGGGTGGACACCTTCGTCCGAGGCGTGCCGGATGTGGCAGCGGCGATCGAACGCGCACTGCTGTACGAGGCGGCCGGTGCGGACTGCGTCTACCCGATCGGCGCGCCACCAGCGGCCTTGCCCGTCATGCGGGCGGGCGGCGTCAAGGGGCCTGTGAACATGGTCGCGTCGGCGGCCGGCCCCGCCGATGTCCTACGGAACGGCTTCCGCGAGCTGGGCGAACTCGGAGCCACCAGGATCACGTTCGGGCCGGGCCTACTGCTCAGGACGACCACCGCGCTCACCGATCTGGGCCGTTCACTGCTCTGA
- the hutI gene encoding imidazolonepropionase, with product MSTTTLITRIGSLVTNDPGVGDGSPLGLIQDAAVVVEGDRVAWVGPADRAPDADLMHDAEGRALIPGFVDSHSHLVFAGDRTAEFNARMSGHPYQAGGIRTTVAATRAAGDEELEANLVRYVREALRQGTTTVETKSGYGLTVDDEARALRIAARHTDEVTFLGAHIVSPDFADDPAAYVDLVTGPMLDACAPYARWVDVFCEKGAFDGDQARAVLTAGMAKGLVPRVHANQLSYGPGVQLAVELGAASADHCTLLTDEDVAALAAGTTVATLLPGAEFSTRAQWPDARRLLDAGVTVALSTDCNPGSSFTSSMPFCIALAVRDMGMTPDEALWSATAGGARALRRDDVGRIVPGAYADLALLDAPSHVHLSYRPGVPLVSEVWRHGVRA from the coding sequence ATGAGCACCACCACCCTCATCACCCGTATCGGTTCCCTCGTCACCAACGACCCCGGGGTCGGGGACGGGTCACCTCTCGGGCTGATCCAGGACGCGGCCGTGGTCGTCGAGGGCGACCGGGTGGCGTGGGTCGGCCCCGCCGACCGGGCTCCGGACGCGGACCTGATGCACGACGCCGAGGGGCGGGCCCTCATCCCCGGTTTCGTGGACTCGCACTCGCACCTGGTGTTCGCCGGGGACCGGACCGCCGAGTTCAACGCGCGTATGTCGGGGCACCCGTACCAGGCGGGAGGCATCCGGACCACGGTCGCGGCGACCCGGGCGGCCGGTGACGAGGAGCTGGAGGCGAACCTCGTTCGGTATGTGCGGGAGGCACTGCGGCAGGGGACGACGACGGTCGAGACCAAGTCGGGGTACGGGCTGACCGTCGACGACGAGGCACGGGCGCTGCGGATCGCCGCGCGGCACACCGACGAGGTGACCTTTCTCGGCGCGCACATCGTGTCCCCCGACTTCGCCGACGACCCAGCCGCGTACGTCGACCTCGTCACCGGGCCGATGCTCGACGCCTGCGCCCCGTACGCCCGCTGGGTGGACGTGTTCTGCGAGAAGGGCGCCTTCGACGGGGACCAGGCGCGGGCCGTGCTCACGGCGGGCATGGCCAAGGGTCTCGTACCGCGGGTGCACGCCAATCAGCTCTCCTACGGGCCCGGGGTGCAGCTCGCGGTGGAGCTGGGGGCCGCCAGCGCGGATCACTGCACGCTGCTGACCGACGAAGACGTGGCCGCGCTCGCGGCCGGGACCACGGTCGCGACCCTGCTGCCCGGTGCGGAGTTCTCCACTCGCGCGCAATGGCCCGACGCGCGACGGCTGCTCGACGCCGGGGTCACCGTGGCGTTGTCGACGGACTGCAACCCGGGGTCGTCGTTCACCTCGTCCATGCCGTTCTGCATCGCTCTCGCCGTACGGGACATGGGGATGACGCCGGACGAGGCGCTCTGGTCGGCGACGGCCGGGGGCGCGAGGGCGCTGCGGAGGGACGACGTGGGCCGGATCGTCCCCGGCGCCTACGCGGACCTCGCGTTGCTCGACGCGCCGAGCCACGTGCACTTGTCATACCGGCCAGGCGTGCCCCTGGTCTCGGAGGTGTGGCGGCACGGGGTACGGGCGTAG
- a CDS encoding RICIN domain-containing protein, with amino-acid sequence MPRRSRSDRAAEAAGGGVHSGEADARLTELLRGDAATAYPALRELRRRHHAPTLAYARLLGVDEAAAKQLTAQAFALGARDTGRGVDPTGPWRHHAALLVRRIAAGWTADGRRVRLRPEFAAFLDAEEECRADLPAFVRRPPAELPMPAAFHSLPTRTQGVLWYGIVDAVPDPETALYLGLKADEVAWAKGPSLDVLGRAYLKAQLARHGDQNCQAYRRLIEEAVRPREPRRNHDLDDHLAQCPCCRRAHNVLLDLHRTPRTVLATGLLPWNGGAYLPPGTESPVIPLIGGAARRTGESETVGVRFAVGPQDVGAGAGEGGVDGVGAVGSAAARGAGGAGGGGGAVGAGGGGAGGGAASGVTGGAHAGGEADADRWRSPSTASRRHRRRRRHALPRGHPAAIEANQDTAANQANEVNVANQVTAANEVTMANQVTAANGDNVANEDNVANEANEVNEVTVANEDSMAIQDTEAIEVAAASAVAASGRLAGSGTGTPYSANGSYGSADVRRETAPPDPYGGGQGDGWHPADDRDRPWRPTRAFVLAALTVALAPLFVVLFGGGTGEEPSTDPDEGRRPGASPPATVPGTPTRSASAPSTLTPSAARATPTPSPSTSAPTTGVRPPGGAYTQFVNASTDLCLDVRDGDFFTGNDVVMSACNTSDTQRWRFDISRGLVRSWANDEFCLDSRGSVDKGVGIRRCAPTDGRDDRDLRFDVDPKGRVLPAIASGHAVTPTSKRAGGDVGHLPLGDATAQRWRAGEAPV; translated from the coding sequence ATGCCACGGCGCAGCCGTTCGGACCGCGCTGCCGAGGCTGCCGGTGGCGGTGTCCACTCCGGTGAGGCGGACGCCCGCCTCACCGAACTGCTGCGCGGGGACGCCGCGACGGCCTACCCGGCCCTGCGGGAACTGCGCCGCCGTCATCACGCGCCCACCCTGGCCTACGCCCGGCTCCTCGGTGTGGACGAGGCCGCGGCCAAACAGCTCACCGCGCAGGCGTTCGCCCTCGGTGCGCGGGACACCGGGCGGGGCGTCGACCCCACCGGCCCCTGGCGCCACCACGCGGCGCTGCTCGTCCGCCGGATCGCCGCCGGCTGGACGGCCGACGGCCGACGGGTCCGGTTGCGCCCGGAGTTCGCCGCGTTCCTCGACGCCGAAGAGGAGTGCCGCGCCGACCTGCCCGCCTTCGTCCGGCGCCCGCCCGCCGAACTCCCCATGCCGGCCGCGTTCCACAGCCTGCCCACCCGCACCCAGGGCGTGCTCTGGTACGGGATCGTGGACGCCGTGCCCGACCCGGAGACCGCGCTCTACCTCGGACTGAAGGCCGACGAGGTCGCCTGGGCGAAGGGCCCCTCGCTCGACGTGCTCGGCCGCGCCTACCTCAAGGCCCAACTGGCCCGCCACGGCGACCAGAACTGCCAGGCCTACCGCCGCCTGATCGAGGAGGCCGTCCGGCCCCGCGAGCCACGCCGGAACCACGACCTGGACGACCACCTCGCGCAGTGCCCGTGCTGCCGGCGGGCCCACAACGTACTGCTCGACCTCCACCGCACCCCCCGTACGGTCCTCGCCACCGGACTCCTCCCGTGGAACGGCGGCGCCTACCTTCCGCCCGGCACGGAGAGCCCGGTGATCCCGCTGATCGGCGGCGCGGCCCGGCGTACGGGCGAGTCGGAGACCGTAGGCGTGCGCTTCGCGGTCGGGCCGCAAGACGTAGGTGCGGGTGCAGGTGAGGGTGGGGTGGATGGCGTAGGAGCGGTCGGGTCGGCGGCGGCCCGGGGTGCGGGCGGTGCGGGCGGTGGTGGTGGTGCGGTTGGTGCGGGCGGTGGTGGTGCGGGCGGCGGTGCGGCCAGTGGTGTGACCGGCGGCGCACACGCTGGTGGCGAGGCCGATGCGGACAGGTGGCGGAGCCCGTCGACCGCTTCCCGTCGTCACCGGCGACGCCGTCGGCATGCCCTCCCACGCGGACACCCTGCGGCCATAGAGGCCAATCAGGACACGGCGGCCAATCAGGCCAATGAGGTCAACGTGGCCAATCAGGTCACCGCGGCCAATGAGGTGACCATGGCTAATCAGGTCACCGCGGCCAATGGGGACAACGTGGCCAATGAGGACAACGTGGCCAACGAGGCCAACGAGGTCAACGAGGTCACCGTGGCCAATGAGGACAGCATGGCCATTCAGGACACGGAGGCCATAGAGGTCGCGGCGGCCAGTGCCGTGGCCGCAAGCGGGCGGCTCGCCGGGAGTGGTACGGGCACCCCGTACTCGGCGAACGGTTCGTACGGCTCGGCCGACGTGCGGCGGGAGACCGCCCCACCGGACCCGTACGGCGGTGGCCAGGGTGACGGCTGGCACCCGGCCGACGACAGGGACCGCCCCTGGCGGCCCACCCGCGCTTTCGTCCTCGCCGCGTTGACCGTCGCCCTCGCCCCGCTGTTCGTGGTGCTGTTCGGGGGTGGCACGGGCGAGGAACCGTCCACCGACCCCGACGAGGGGCGGCGGCCAGGCGCGTCACCTCCGGCCACGGTCCCCGGCACCCCGACCCGGTCCGCCTCCGCACCGTCCACCCTCACCCCGTCGGCTGCCCGGGCGACCCCGACCCCCTCACCGTCCACGTCCGCGCCGACCACGGGGGTCCGCCCACCCGGCGGCGCGTACACCCAGTTCGTGAACGCGTCCACCGACCTCTGCCTGGACGTCCGTGACGGGGACTTCTTCACCGGCAACGACGTGGTGATGTCCGCGTGCAACACCTCGGACACCCAGCGCTGGCGATTCGACATCTCCCGGGGCCTCGTCAGGTCATGGGCGAACGACGAGTTCTGCCTGGACAGCCGGGGCAGCGTCGACAAGGGCGTCGGCATCCGAAGATGCGCGCCGACGGACGGCCGCGACGACCGTGACCTCCGGTTCGACGTGGACCCCAAGGGCCGCGTCCTCCCAGCCATCGCCTCCGGTCACGCCGTCACGCCGACCTCCAAGCGCGCGGGCGGTGATGTGGGACATCTCCCGCTGGGCGACGCGACCGCGCAGCGATGGCGAGCGGGCGAGGCCCCCGTGTGA
- a CDS encoding RNA polymerase sigma factor SigF encodes MSPRLDESRTLEATSASRPAAPTDASVPLPAPRGGVDTRPAEARPEALADLPPIPPFAQVAPADARALSKTLFARLADLEEGTYEHAYVRNTLVELNLALVKFAASRFRTRSEPMEDIIQVGTIGLIKAIDRFELSRGVEFPTFAMPTIVGEIKRFFRDTSWSVRVPRRLQELRLDLAKAGDLLAQRLDRAPTVAELATHLELSHDEVVEGMAASNAYTASSLDAQPEEDDSEGALADRIGYEDHGLEGVEYVESLKPLIAGLPSRDRQILSLRFVANMTQSEIGEELGISQMHVSRLLSRTLVKLRKGLTVEE; translated from the coding sequence ATGTCACCCCGGCTCGACGAATCGCGGACCCTCGAAGCGACGTCGGCATCCCGTCCCGCAGCACCCACCGACGCTTCCGTCCCCCTGCCCGCGCCCCGCGGCGGCGTGGACACCCGGCCCGCCGAGGCCCGGCCGGAAGCCCTCGCGGATCTCCCGCCGATCCCCCCGTTCGCCCAGGTCGCCCCGGCCGACGCCCGCGCGTTGTCCAAGACCCTCTTCGCCCGGCTGGCGGATCTGGAGGAGGGCACCTACGAGCACGCCTACGTCCGCAACACCCTGGTCGAGCTCAACCTCGCCCTGGTGAAGTTCGCCGCATCGCGCTTCCGCACCCGGAGCGAGCCGATGGAGGACATCATCCAGGTGGGCACGATCGGGCTGATCAAGGCGATCGACCGCTTCGAGCTCAGCCGTGGTGTGGAGTTCCCCACGTTCGCGATGCCGACGATCGTCGGCGAGATCAAGCGCTTCTTCCGCGACACGAGCTGGTCGGTCCGGGTGCCCCGCAGGCTCCAGGAACTGCGGCTCGACCTCGCCAAGGCGGGCGACCTGCTGGCGCAGCGCCTCGACCGCGCGCCCACCGTCGCCGAACTGGCCACGCATCTGGAGCTGTCCCACGACGAGGTCGTGGAGGGCATGGCCGCGTCCAACGCCTACACGGCCAGCTCGCTGGACGCCCAGCCCGAGGAGGACGACTCCGAGGGCGCGCTGGCGGACCGCATCGGCTACGAGGACCACGGGCTCGAAGGTGTCGAGTACGTCGAGTCCCTCAAGCCGCTGATCGCGGGACTTCCGTCACGTGACCGGCAGATCCTCTCGCTGCGTTTCGTGGCGAACATGACCCAGTCCGAGATCGGGGAAGAACTGGGAATTTCCCAGATGCATGTCTCCCGGCTGCTCTCCCGGACCCTGGTCAAGCTGCGTAAAGGACTCACCGTCGAGGAATAG